The following DNA comes from Ornithinimicrobium avium.
CTGCCGGCCGACGTGCCCGCCCACCTGGAAGTTGAGCCGGCGGTTGAGCACGAAGGCCAGGGCGAGGGCGACGGCATACGCGAGCGTCACCGCCACCGGGTAGGGCAGGCCGAGCAGGTCGAACCCGACGCCGAGCAGCACCAGGTCCACCCCGTAGGTGAACGCGCTCAGCGCCGCGAAGCCGACGGCGGTGGCCGGGACGAGCTCTCGCGCCCAGCCCGGCAGCCTGCCGTGGACGCGGTCGCGCACGACGGCGAAGCGCTCGGCCGCACCGGTCAGGTCCCGCGACGGCGCGAGCGTCGCGGACGCCTGGAGGGTGGTGCTCACTCGTCGATGTCGCGGCGACGCACCTCGGCGTTGCGGTCGATCACCTCACGGTGGGTGGTGTTCGTGCGCTGGGTGTTCAGCACCAGGCCGAGCAGCAGCGCGAGCACGCCGGCCGCCATCAGGATGTAGCCGATCGTCTGCAGCTCCACGCCGCTGATCGCGTAGTCGACGGCGAACGCGAGGATCGCGCCGATGACGAGGAGGACGATGCCGAGGCCGATGCCCATGTGTGACGCCTTTCCGTGGTGTGGGTTCTCACGGTAGCCCAGCAGGCGGGGCCCTGCCCCTCGGACGCACGCTGGTGCGACCATGGCGGCATGAGCCTGACCGTCGCCGTCGCCCAGTACTCCCCGACCCAGGACACCGCGGAGAACCTCGCCACGATCGAGTCCCTCCTGCGCCGGGCCGCCGAGCGCGGCGCACGACTGGTCGTGCTCCCCGAGTATGCGGTGTTCACCGTCCCCGACATGGGCGAGCGTCTGGTGCAGACCGCCGAGCCGCTCGACGGGCCGACCGTCACCCGCCTGCGCGAGATCGTCGCCGCGCTCGACCTCGCCGTCGTGGTGGGGGTGAACGAGGAGGCGGGCGAGAACCGCATCCACAACACCCTGCTGGGTCTGCGCGGGGGCGAGGTCGTGGCGACCTACCGCAAGGTGCACCTCTACGACGCCTTCGGCTACACCGAGTCCGACCGGGTGGTCCCCGGGACGCCCGGCGTGCCGGAACTGCTCGAGGTCGACGGCTTCCGGGTCGGCATGCAGACCTGCTACGACCTGCGCTTCCCCGAGTCCTCGCGGGTGCTGGTCGACGCCGGCGCGGACGTCCTCGCGGTGCCGGCGCAGTGGGTGCCGGGCCCCCTGAAGGAGGACCACTGGACCACGCTCGTGCGGGCGCGGGCGGTCGAGAACACCGCCTACGTGATGGCCGCCGGGCAGACCCCGCGCACCGGTATCGGCGGCAGCGCGGTGGTCGACCCGGCGGGAGTCACGCTCGCCGGGGTCGGCGAGGTGCCCGGGATCGGCGTGGCAGTCCTTGATCGGGACCGGCTCACCCAGGTGCGGTCGGTCAACCCGGCGCTGGCGCGGCGGCGCTACCGGGTGGTTCCGGATGAGGACGCCACCCGGTAGCCTGTCCCGCAGTCGCGGGGTCACGGACGACCCTGCCGCACCGTCGGAAGGAACCGATCGACATGAACTGGGACGCCGTCACGGAGGTCCTCAACGAGATCTCCGGAGTCATCTGGGGACCGTTCCTGCTCATCCCGCTGCTCGTCGGCACCGGTCTCTACCTGACCATCCGGCTGGGCGGGCTGCAGTTCCTCAAGCTGGGAGCCGCCTTCCGGCTGGGCATCCTCAAGCGTCGCGACGCCGACTCCGAGGGCGACATCAGCCAGTTCCAGGCGCTGACCACCGCGCTGGCGGCCACGGTCGGCACCGGCAACATCGTCGGTGTGGCGACCGCCATCGGCATCGGTGGACCTGGCGCCCTCTTCTGGATGTGGATCACCGGGCTGGTCGGCATGGCCACGAAGTACACCGAGGCCTTCCTCGCCGTCCGCTTCCGCGGCACGGACGTGGCGGGCGAGAAGTCCGGCGGCCCGCAGTACTACCTGCAGCGCGGCATCAAGGGGCCGATCGGCAAGGTGCTGGGCATCTCGTTCGCCATCTTCGCCACCATCGCCGCCTTCGGCATCGGCAACATGACGCAGGGCAACGCGATCGCCTCCAACGTCGAGAGCAGCTGGGGGCTGCCGGTGGCCATCACCGGCGTCATCCTGACCGTGATGACTCTGGTCGTCCTGGTCGGCGGGATCAAGTCGATCGGCCGGGTCACCTCCAACCTGGTCCCCATCATGATCGTCTTCTACATCGCCGCGGCGCTCTACATCCTCATCGCCAACGTCGAGAGCATCCCGGCCGCGATCGGCCTGATCTTCACCGACGCCTTCACCGGCACCTCGGCGGTCGGCGGCTTCGCCGGCTCGGCCATCATGATCGTGGTCCAGTACGGTGTCGCCCGCGGTCTGTTCTCCAACGAGTCCGGCCTGGGCTCGGCCCCGATCGCCGCGGCCGCGGCGCAGACGACGCACCCGGTGCGCCAGGGCCTGGTCTCGATGACCCAGACCTTCATCGACACCCTCGTCGTGGTCACCTTCACCGGCCTGACGATCATCACCACCGGCGCGTGGAAGGTCGTCGACCCGGAGACCGGCGAGCAGATCTCCGCCGCGCTGATGACCGGCGAGGCCTTCACCCACGGCCTGCCCGGCGAGTGGGGCCACTGGATCGTGACTCTCGGCCTGGTGCTCTTCGCCTACTCCACGATCCTGGGCTGGAGCTACTACGGCGAGCGCAACATGGAGCGGCTCTTCGGGCGCCGGACGGTGATGCCCTACCGCATCGTCTTCTCCCTGGTCGTCTTCGCCGGCGCGACGCTGCAGCTGGAGCCCATCTGGACCTTCTCCGACATCATGAACGGCCTGATGGCGCTGCCGAACCTGGTCGGCCTGCTGGTGCTCTCCGGCCTGGTCGCGCGCGAGACCCGCTGGTACCTCAAGAACGACCCGAAGCTGGAGGCCGACAAGGCGCAGGTCGAGGCGTTCATGGCGGGACGCCCGGGCTGGGCGGAGTGGAAGGCCGGCGACGTCGTCGGCTCCAGCCACGACTTCGACCGCGGCTAGCCCTCACCGGCTGACGACGATGCGCACCCGTGCCCCGGCACGGGTGCGCATCGTCGTCCCGAGGGCCTAGCGGGTCCGGCCGGCCGTCCGGTCCTGCTTGGCGAGCTGCGCCAACCGTGCGTTGTATGCGGTGAGCTCCGCGTCGTGGTCCCGCTCCGCCTGCCGGTCCGAGCGGGCCGCGTCGCGCTCGTCGCGGCGCATCCAGTCCACCGCGACCATGAGCATCAGCAGGAGCGTGGGCAGCTCGCCCAGGCCCCAGGCGATGCCGCCGCCGAGCTGCTGGTCGGCCAGCAGGTCCTGCACCCAGGGCACGTCGATGGTCTTGAAGAACTCCGGCGCCAGCAGCCAGCCGCCCTGGAAGATCGACAGCCCGAAGAAGGCGTGCGAGGCGAGCGTGACGAGCAGCACGATCATCCGCAGCGGGGCCGGCCACTTCGCCGGGCCGGGGTCGGTGCCGACGAGGGCCCAGACGAAGGCGTAGCCGACCAGCGTGAAGTGCACGATCATGAAGACGTGCCCGGCGTGGGTGCTCAGCGCCCAGCCCAGGATGCCGCTCCAGTAGAAGCCGACCAGGCTGCCGAAGAAGAGCATCCCGGCGACGACCGGGTTGACCACGAAGGAGGCCCACCGCGAGTGGACCGCGGAGAGCAGCAGCTCGCGCGGGCCGAGCGTCCCGTCGCGCCGGGAGGGCAGCGCGCGCATCGCCAGGGTGATGGCGTTGGCCGGCACGAGCAGGATCGGCACCCCCATCATCAGCGCCATGTGCGAGACCATGTGCACCGAGAACATCACCCGGCCGTAGACCCCCGGCCCGCCGCTGGTGACGTAGACGAAGGCCGCCCAGCCCAGCGTCCACAGCAGCAGCTTGTGCAGCGGCCAACGGTCGCCGCGCCGGCGCAGGCGCACCACCGCCGCCGCGTAGAGTCCCACGGCGACGACAGCGGCGAGGACGAAGAGCCAGTCCGGGCGCCAGGTCGTGAACATCCGGGCCCAGCTCCACGGCTCGGGCATCGGGTGCATGGTGAGCGAGATGACCGGGGTCACGTCGACGGCGACCGGCTCGGGCGTCGGGGTGCGGCCGAGCACCACCCCCAGGCCGACGGCGGCGCCCATCAGGACCAGCTCGCCGAGGGCCAGCCGCGCGAAGCGTGGCGGGGAGTCGACGCCCCGGGCCACGACCCGGCGGCGCTGCAGCCAGCCGGCGCCGCCGAGCACGAGCAGCAGGGTGACCTTGGCGACCACGACCGCGCCGTAGGGGGTGAACAGGTTGGCCGGGGTGCCCACGGAGACCGTGGCGAACAGGATCCCCGAGACCGCGACGGCGCCGAAGCACCAGGCCGCCAGCGTCGAGAACCGGGCGACGGTGTCGGGCAGGGCCGGGCCGAGGACCGGCAGCAGCACCGCGATCGCCAGCAGCCCGCCGACCCACAGCGTGATCCCGACCAGGTGCAGGGCCAGGGCGTTGACGGCCGTCTCGTGCCCCAGGGTCGAGCTCGCGTGACCGGTGAACGCTAGCGGCAGCAGGGCGCTCAGACCCACGGCGAGGGCCCAGGTCAGGGTGGCGCGGCTGCTCGCGTAGGCGCACAACGCCACCAGCGCCGCGACGATCACCGCCTCGACGAGCAGGAGCCGCAGCACCTCCAGGGCCCAGACGTTGCCGATGAGGTCCTCGAGGAAGCCCGGCGCGGACGGCGGGGTGCCGGCCAGCTCGGCGTAGGTCAGGTAGAGCATGACGAGCACGGACAGCATCCAGACCACGCCGCCGGCGAAGGCGCCCTGCGCCGCGGTCGTCCGCCGGAAGCCCTTCCCGTCGGTGGACTCGCGGGCCAGGAGACCACCGACGAGCAGCAGCCCGAGGGTGAGCGAGGCGGCGAGGTCGTGCAGGATCCGCACCAGCGGCTGCCCCCACCGCACGACGGCCCCGGCGTCGCCGAGGACGAGGGGCGTGGTGGCGCCCGACGCGGCCGCGACCGGGACCGCCACCAGCACCGCGACCGCCAGCACCACCGTCGCGAGCAGCCAGCGGGGCGCGGTGGAGGTCAGCGGGCTCGACATGGGGCCCATGCTAGGTCGCGATCCTGAGGCCACCCCGCCGTGCGCCTGCCAGGACCACCCGTCACAATGGATGGTTGCAGACGACAAGGACGACGCCTCGGCTCCAGCGTCATCCGGACGTCTCCGCCGTGCGCGCCGACCCTCGCCTGCGACGCAAGGACGAGACGAGCGAACACAGACGAAGACGGAGACACACATGCGACGCACCACCCTGACCGCCGCCCTCGGCATGGCCCTGGTCCTGGCCGGCTGCTCCTCCGACGGCAGCGGCGACGGGAGCACCACCGACAGCACCACCAGTGCCAGCACCGACGCCAGCGCGAGCAGCGCGGCGACCGAGGCCGGGGCGGAGACCACCGGGGCAGCCGCCGCGATGGAGGACCCGGTCTGCGCCGGCTTCTTCCAGACCGGCGCGGTGACCCTGGCCGACCGGGCCACCAAGGACCGTGACCTCCTCGCCTCCGGCGACACCCTCGACCCCGCCTCCTGGGGCGAGATCAGCCTGCTCAACCAGCGCATCACGCAGCTGGGCGCGCAGGCGGAGGGCGACCAGGCCGACCTCCTGGAGCGCATCAACGCCCCCTTCGTCGAGGCGACCGACGCGGTCCTCTCCGACGAGGACCAGAGCCCGACCGACGAGGAGATCACCGTCCCCGAGATCGACGTGGCCGACTCCGGTGCGGCCCAGGACGAGCTCGAGACCGCCTGCGCCGGCTGAGCGGCCCGACCACCGCCGACGCCGCCCGGGCCCCACGCCCGGGCGGCGTCGGCATACCCTGTCCTCATGCCTGTCCACCCCGCCGCGCCCGCCGACCTCACCGAGCTGGTGGCCGCCTACCGCCAGACCCTGACCTCGTTCGCCGACGTGGCCGACGGCCTGCGCGAGGAGGACTGGAGCACCCCCGTGCTCCCCGGCTGGACCGCCCGCGAGGTGCTGGCCCACGTGGTGCACGTGGAGGACTACCTCTCCGGGTCCGAGCACCCCGTCCAGGGCTGGACCCAGGAGGCCGAGGAGGGGGCGAAGGTCGCCGTGGACCACCCCGAGCACGTGCGCAACTCCTTCGGCGTGTGGATCGAGGAGGGGGTCCTCGCCCGCGCCGACCGCTCCCCCGCAGACCTGGTCGAGGAGCTGCGCGGGCTGCTGGAGGTGCGCTCGGCCGGCATGTACGACGCCGACCTCGAGCTGGACACCCCGGTCCGCTCGGTGCGCGGCCGGCAGTCCACCTTCGAGGCGCTGACCCGGATGCGGATCATCGACGTCTGGGTGCACGAGCAGGACCTGCGCGGCGTCGTCGACCGGCCCGGGTCGCTGGACTCCCCGGGTGCGAGCCAGCTGCTGGAGACCCTGCTCGGGGAGCTGCCGCGCATCGTGCTGGAGCGGCTGGCGCCCGAGCCGGGCACGGTCCTCATCCTGGAGAGCACCGGCCCGGTCACCGCCCGCGGCGGCGTGCGGATCGGCCTGGACGCCGACGACCGGCTGGTCGCCCACGAGCTCTTCACCGGGCACGCCGGCGACGCGGCCGAGGGTGAGGACGCCCCGAACGGCGCTCCCCAGCAGGCCGAGCCGGAGGAGCAGGCCACGACGGTGGCGCTGTCCACCTTCTTCCTGGGCCGCCGGGCCGCCGGGCGCGTGCCGACGCAGGAGACGGCATACCAGGTGGTCGGTGACGAGGACCTGGCCCGGCGGCTGCTCGACGCGCTGGTCATCACCCCCTAGGAGGACTGCCGTGGCACACCGCGAGCGCACGGACCGGGCGCCCCAGGCGAAGATGGGCCTGGTGCTGGGCGGCGGGGGCGCGCGCGGGCTGTGCCACATCGGCGTGCTGCGCGTGCTGGAGGAGCTCGACATCCACCCCGACGTCGTCTCGGGGACGAGCATGGGCGGGCTGGTGGGGGCGTTCGTCGCCGCGGGCTACGACGCCGCCGAGCTGGAGGAGATCGCCACCGACCTGCGCTGGCGCTCGATGATCAGCTGGAGCCCGCTGTCCGGACGGCTGCTGAGCACCCGCGCGTTCATGCACTGGCTGGAGGGCCTGCTGCCGCCGACCTTCGAGGAGCTCGAGCTGCCGCTCGTCCTCACCGCGACGAACCTGACCGACGGGCGGATCTTCTACGCGCGCAGCGGCGACCTCTACCGGGCCCTGCGCGCCACCACCGCCTATCCCGGCGCCATCGAGCCGGTGCGCGTCGGTGAGGACCTGATGGTCGACGGGGGACTGCTCAACCAGATCCCGGTGGACGGCGCGCTGCTGCACGGCGTGCGCCGGGTGCTGGCCGTCAACGCCACGCCGCTGACCGAGCTCGACGGCTCCGAGGACGGCGGCCGGCTGCGGATCTCGGCGCTGGAGTCCTTCCGCGAGGTCATGCGGGCGGTGGACGTCATGCAGGCGCAGCTGACGATGTCGCGGCTCTCGTTCTACCCGCCCGACCTGCTGCTCGACCCGCAGATCGAGGGGATGGAGATCACCGACTTCCACCGGGCGCGCCACGCCATCGCCGCGGGCGCCCGCGCCGCGCTGGACCGGCGCGAGGAGCTGGCGCGCATCTTCGGGCGAGGGGCCGTCGAGGAGGTCAGCGACGCGACGGAGCCGGTGCCGCCCGACGCCCGTGAAACCACAGCGCCGCGGTGAAGGTCCCGACGATCACCAGCGCCGTGCCGGCCACCCACAGCGCCGGCACCCAGCCGGTCGCCAGCTCCAGCACCACCCCGAGCGCGGCCAGCGCCAGCGCCACCTGACCGGCCAGCCGCGTCGCCCTGAACTGCGCCAGCCGCTCGGCCCGGTCCGCCTCCGAGCCGGTGAGCAGCCGAGCCGCCGGCGTCAGCCGCCGGGTCACGGAGTGCAGCACCCCGTAGCCCAGGAAGAACGCCGCACCCACCAGACCCACCTTGAGGTTTCCGCGCGACGCGCCGGCGATGAGGATCGCCGCCGCCCCGGCCGTGCACAGCAGCGTGAACAGGCGGTCCTTGAGACGGGGGCGGGAGGCCATGGGCGCAAGGGTATGCGGTGGCGCCGCCGTCCGACGACGTGCGTCAGGCCCAGACGAGCGCCCTGGCCGGGTCCTCCATCAGCGCGGCCAGGTCGGCCAGGAACCTCGAGCCGAGCTCGCCGTCGACGAGCCGGTGGTCGAAGGCCACCGCCAGCTGCGTCACCCAGCGCGGCTCGATGCGCTCCTCGGCGCCCTCGCCCACGACCCACGGCATCCGCCGCACCGCGCCGAAGGCCACGATCGCCGACTCGCCGGGGTTGATGATCGGGGTGCCGGTGTCGACCCCGAAGACGCCCACGTTGGTGATCGTGATGGTGCCGCCGGACTGGTCGGCGGGCTGGGTCCGGCCGGACTTGGCCGTGGCCACCAGGTCCGCCATCGCCTCGGCCAGCTGGCGCAGGTCCATCAGGTCGGCGTCCTTGATGTTGGGCACGATCAGCCCGCGCGGGGTGGCCGCGGCGATCCCGAGGTTGACGTAGTTGCGCCGCACGATCTGCTGCGCCTCCTCGTCCCACGCCGCGTTGATGCCGGGGTTGCGGCGCACCGCGATGGTCATCGCCCTGGCCAGGATCAGCAGCGGGTTGATCCGCAGCTCGCGCAGGTCGCGGTCCTTCCTGAGCCGCTCGACCAGCTCCATCGTGCGGGTCACGTCGACGGTGATGAACTCCGTCACGTGCGGCGCGGAGAACTTCGAGGCGACCATGGCCTGCGCCATCATCTTGGTGACGCCCTTGATGTCGATCCGCTCCTCGCGGGGACCCGAGCGGTCCAGGACAGGACGCTGGTATGCCGTCGCACCCGTCGCCGGGGCCGCTGCCACCGGGGCAGGGGTCGGCCGGTCCGTCGGCTGCGCGGTCGGCTGCTGTCTCGGTGCTGCCGGCGCGGCGGCCGCACCGCTCTGCAGGAAGGCGTCCACGTCGGACCTCGTGACGACGCCGTCCTCGCGGCTCGGCGTCACCGCGGTGAGGTCGACGCCCTTGTCCCTGGCGTACTTGCGCACGGGCGGCGCGGCCTTGGCGCGGCGCGGGGCACCGACCTGGTCGGCCTCCTCCGCGGCGGCCTCGGTCCCCCGCCGCCGGCGGCGGGAGGTCGCGGTCTCGATCGCGCCGTAGCCGACGAGCACCGCCTCGCGCTCCGGCTTGGCCGGCGCCTCGGGGACCAGGTCGGCGCCGGCGGCCTGCGCCTCGGCCCCGGTGGGGGCCGCGGCGTCGACGTCGGCACCGGAGTCCGCACCGTCCCGACCGGCACCGTCCCGACCGGCACCGTCGCCGTTGTCGATGACGACGATCGGGGTGCCGACCTCGACCTCGTCGCCCTCCTGCGCCAGGATCGCCGTCACCTCGCCCGCCCACGGGATCGGCAGCTCGACGAGGGACTTGGCGGTCTCGACCTCCACGACGATGTCGTTGATCTTGACCGTGTCGCCGACAGCGACCTTCCACTGGATGATGGTGGCCTCGACGAGGCCCTCACCGGGGTCGGGGAGCTTGAACTGCGGCATGGAGGACTCCTTCGGGCGGCGGCGACGGTCAGCGGCGGCGACGTGGGCCGCGGGGTCGGTGGGTCAGTAGTTCAGGACGGTGTCGACGGCGTGCAGCACCCGGTCGAGGTCGGGCAGGAAGACCTCCTCGTGCCGGCTGGGCGGGTAGGGGATGTTGTAGCCCCCGACCCGCAGCACCGGCGCCTCCAGGTGGTAGAAGCAGTGCTCCTGGACCCAGGCGGCCATCTCCGCGTGGATGCTGGTGAAGGTCGGCGCCTCCGACAGCGTGATGCACCGGCCGGTCCTGATCACGGACGCCTCGATCGTGTCGGTGTCCATCGGCGAGAGCGAGCGCAGGTCGACGACCTCGATCGAGGGGCCGTCCTCCAGCTCTGCGGCCTGCGCCGC
Coding sequences within:
- a CDS encoding GtrA family protein, coding for MSTTLQASATLAPSRDLTGAAERFAVVRDRVHGRLPGWARELVPATAVGFAALSAFTYGVDLVLLGVGFDLLGLPYPVAVTLAYAVALALAFVLNRRLNFQVGGHVGRQTARYVLSVLANYALFILLLASTLEAVGVNYLLARLTAGACEAVFMYLMMRLVVFRQRR
- a CDS encoding DUF6458 family protein, which translates into the protein MGIGLGIVLLVIGAILAFAVDYAISGVELQTIGYILMAAGVLALLLGLVLNTQRTNTTHREVIDRNAEVRRRDIDE
- a CDS encoding carbon-nitrogen hydrolase family protein, whose translation is MSLTVAVAQYSPTQDTAENLATIESLLRRAAERGARLVVLPEYAVFTVPDMGERLVQTAEPLDGPTVTRLREIVAALDLAVVVGVNEEAGENRIHNTLLGLRGGEVVATYRKVHLYDAFGYTESDRVVPGTPGVPELLEVDGFRVGMQTCYDLRFPESSRVLVDAGADVLAVPAQWVPGPLKEDHWTTLVRARAVENTAYVMAAGQTPRTGIGGSAVVDPAGVTLAGVGEVPGIGVAVLDRDRLTQVRSVNPALARRRYRVVPDEDATR
- a CDS encoding alanine/glycine:cation symporter family protein, which codes for MNWDAVTEVLNEISGVIWGPFLLIPLLVGTGLYLTIRLGGLQFLKLGAAFRLGILKRRDADSEGDISQFQALTTALAATVGTGNIVGVATAIGIGGPGALFWMWITGLVGMATKYTEAFLAVRFRGTDVAGEKSGGPQYYLQRGIKGPIGKVLGISFAIFATIAAFGIGNMTQGNAIASNVESSWGLPVAITGVILTVMTLVVLVGGIKSIGRVTSNLVPIMIVFYIAAALYILIANVESIPAAIGLIFTDAFTGTSAVGGFAGSAIMIVVQYGVARGLFSNESGLGSAPIAAAAAQTTHPVRQGLVSMTQTFIDTLVVVTFTGLTIITTGAWKVVDPETGEQISAALMTGEAFTHGLPGEWGHWIVTLGLVLFAYSTILGWSYYGERNMERLFGRRTVMPYRIVFSLVVFAGATLQLEPIWTFSDIMNGLMALPNLVGLLVLSGLVARETRWYLKNDPKLEADKAQVEAFMAGRPGWAEWKAGDVVGSSHDFDRG
- a CDS encoding cytochrome c oxidase assembly protein; translated protein: MSSPLTSTAPRWLLATVVLAVAVLVAVPVAAASGATTPLVLGDAGAVVRWGQPLVRILHDLAASLTLGLLLVGGLLARESTDGKGFRRTTAAQGAFAGGVVWMLSVLVMLYLTYAELAGTPPSAPGFLEDLIGNVWALEVLRLLLVEAVIVAALVALCAYASSRATLTWALAVGLSALLPLAFTGHASSTLGHETAVNALALHLVGITLWVGGLLAIAVLLPVLGPALPDTVARFSTLAAWCFGAVAVSGILFATVSVGTPANLFTPYGAVVVAKVTLLLVLGGAGWLQRRRVVARGVDSPPRFARLALGELVLMGAAVGLGVVLGRTPTPEPVAVDVTPVISLTMHPMPEPWSWARMFTTWRPDWLFVLAAVVAVGLYAAAVVRLRRRGDRWPLHKLLLWTLGWAAFVYVTSGGPGVYGRVMFSVHMVSHMALMMGVPILLVPANAITLAMRALPSRRDGTLGPRELLLSAVHSRWASFVVNPVVAGMLFFGSLVGFYWSGILGWALSTHAGHVFMIVHFTLVGYAFVWALVGTDPGPAKWPAPLRMIVLLVTLASHAFFGLSIFQGGWLLAPEFFKTIDVPWVQDLLADQQLGGGIAWGLGELPTLLLMLMVAVDWMRRDERDAARSDRQAERDHDAELTAYNARLAQLAKQDRTAGRTR
- a CDS encoding maleylpyruvate isomerase family mycothiol-dependent enzyme, which codes for MPVHPAAPADLTELVAAYRQTLTSFADVADGLREEDWSTPVLPGWTAREVLAHVVHVEDYLSGSEHPVQGWTQEAEEGAKVAVDHPEHVRNSFGVWIEEGVLARADRSPADLVEELRGLLEVRSAGMYDADLELDTPVRSVRGRQSTFEALTRMRIIDVWVHEQDLRGVVDRPGSLDSPGASQLLETLLGELPRIVLERLAPEPGTVLILESTGPVTARGGVRIGLDADDRLVAHELFTGHAGDAAEGEDAPNGAPQQAEPEEQATTVALSTFFLGRRAAGRVPTQETAYQVVGDEDLARRLLDALVITP
- a CDS encoding patatin-like phospholipase family protein — its product is MAHRERTDRAPQAKMGLVLGGGGARGLCHIGVLRVLEELDIHPDVVSGTSMGGLVGAFVAAGYDAAELEEIATDLRWRSMISWSPLSGRLLSTRAFMHWLEGLLPPTFEELELPLVLTATNLTDGRIFYARSGDLYRALRATTAYPGAIEPVRVGEDLMVDGGLLNQIPVDGALLHGVRRVLAVNATPLTELDGSEDGGRLRISALESFREVMRAVDVMQAQLTMSRLSFYPPDLLLDPQIEGMEITDFHRARHAIAAGARAALDRREELARIFGRGAVEEVSDATEPVPPDARETTAPR
- a CDS encoding dihydrolipoamide acetyltransferase family protein — translated: MPQFKLPDPGEGLVEATIIQWKVAVGDTVKINDIVVEVETAKSLVELPIPWAGEVTAILAQEGDEVEVGTPIVVIDNGDGAGRDGAGRDGADSGADVDAAAPTGAEAQAAGADLVPEAPAKPEREAVLVGYGAIETATSRRRRRGTEAAAEEADQVGAPRRAKAAPPVRKYARDKGVDLTAVTPSREDGVVTRSDVDAFLQSGAAAAPAAPRQQPTAQPTDRPTPAPVAAAPATGATAYQRPVLDRSGPREERIDIKGVTKMMAQAMVASKFSAPHVTEFITVDVTRTMELVERLRKDRDLRELRINPLLILARAMTIAVRRNPGINAAWDEEAQQIVRRNYVNLGIAAATPRGLIVPNIKDADLMDLRQLAEAMADLVATAKSGRTQPADQSGGTITITNVGVFGVDTGTPIINPGESAIVAFGAVRRMPWVVGEGAEERIEPRWVTQLAVAFDHRLVDGELGSRFLADLAALMEDPARALVWA